GTTCCAAAATTAAATACCTCCTGCTTAGGCTGAATGGCTGTTACAGTATCAGTTTTTGGAGATGATACCTGAACTGTATCATTTAGAGTGCTGGGAGTAGGCAGGTTTTCCTTTTTACAGCTTAAGAATGAAAGCAGAAGGAGGGTAGTAATAGCAATTCTCATGGTTTTACAATACTAATTTTTTAGGAAGATTATGCAGAAGCTCCGTATTAATGATTTCGGCACAGATGCCTGGCTTTTCCCAATGGCCGTTGTGACCGCAGTCTAATATATAGGATTTGATATTCGTTCTGTCCGGAAGATTTTTGATCGTAATATCTGTTTTTACGGCATTGTCATGTTTGCCGGCCAAAACCAGAATTTTGGCTTCCAGATTTTGCATAATATGTTTTTTATCTGTTCTTTCCACCATACCTTTTACGCAAGCAAGAGCTCCCCTATTGTTTGTGGAAAGTGCTGTTTCCAATGCGATCTCAATTTTACCTTCGAGAATGTCTCTTTCATTGGGGTTGAATAGATTGGGAATTCCAGCTCTGACATAATGGGGGAAAGCATCTTTAATGATTCTATAGCTTTTGATACGCTGTTGTTTTTTCTCTTCGTCATCTGCAAAATAAGTAGAGAAGAAAAGGGTTAAGCTCTTTAATGTTTCAGGATATTTTTCTGCAAAAGCAAGAGATGTATATCCGCCCATAGAATGTCCCAATAAATGTACCTTTTCCAGATTCTGGTGATCCAGCACTTTTTTTACTTCATCAGCCATCAGCTCCATGGTATGGATTTCTCCCAGGACCTCAGATTGTCCGTGACCGGGAAGATCAATTTTTAAAAGTGAAAAAGTGTTAGAAAGATGGGGTTCCATATCGCTCCAAATGGATAGGTTTTCCATAAAACCGTGAAGGAGTACTAACGTTTCTTTTCCATTTCCTTTTCTTTCAAAGTTCAGCATGATTCCAAAATTATAGAGGTTAAAATAATGCAGTGTTCTGTTGGCTGCAGCTCCGTTTTCCTTTCAAATGTAAACAAAAAAGAGCATTTTAAAAATGCCCTTTCTTTTTTATTGAGTTAATTCTTTATAAATCTTTGTTTCCCAAGGTTTGATATCCGTTACTCCATAGCGTTCTTTTTTAGCAATAGCCAGATTGTCGAGCATGTCTACAAAATTTTTGTAGTTGGCTTCATCAGTAGGTTTGATAATGACTGTGAAATTTTCTGGTTTTGGAGCGTTTTTATAAGCTTCAGAAATGATTTTTGAAACTTTTATTCCACTGAAATCAGTTTCTTTTAAGTTGCTTGTATTTAGATCCTTTGCATTGCTTTGATGATAAAAAATGCGATTATCTTTTCCCAGAATAAATGTAATCTGGTTTTGGTCTCCAATTACAGTCTCAATGGGTCTAGGGTTGGGGTCTTTTGCAGGGAGCCTCAGGTCCATCACGTTGGGTTTTGTAAAATTAGTAGTAAACATAAAGAAGGTGATCAGCAGGAATCCTAAGTCTACCATAGGAGTCATATCTACCCTGATTAATTTTTTCTTTTGCTTGCCGCTTTGTTTCTCTTGTGCGATTACTTCAGCCATAATTAATATTTTAAATGTTAAACGGTATTTGATGA
This Chryseobacterium sp. G0162 DNA region includes the following protein-coding sequences:
- a CDS encoding alpha/beta fold hydrolase, whose protein sequence is MLNFERKGNGKETLVLLHGFMENLSIWSDMEPHLSNTFSLLKIDLPGHGQSEVLGEIHTMELMADEVKKVLDHQNLEKVHLLGHSMGGYTSLAFAEKYPETLKSLTLFFSTYFADDEEKKQQRIKSYRIIKDAFPHYVRAGIPNLFNPNERDILEGKIEIALETALSTNNRGALACVKGMVERTDKKHIMQNLEAKILVLAGKHDNAVKTDITIKNLPDRTNIKSYILDCGHNGHWEKPGICAEIINTELLHNLPKKLVL
- a CDS encoding biopolymer transporter ExbD: MAEVIAQEKQSGKQKKKLIRVDMTPMVDLGFLLITFFMFTTNFTKPNVMDLRLPAKDPNPRPIETVIGDQNQITFILGKDNRIFYHQSNAKDLNTSNLKETDFSGIKVSKIISEAYKNAPKPENFTVIIKPTDEANYKNFVDMLDNLAIAKKERYGVTDIKPWETKIYKELTQ